The proteins below are encoded in one region of Castor canadensis chromosome 6, mCasCan1.hap1v2, whole genome shotgun sequence:
- the Klrg1 gene encoding killer cell lectin-like receptor subfamily G member 1 isoform X2, with amino-acid sequence MSLHTAVISTECERHQIEMTDNDIYSVLELSTGTEAQNDFRAQQKGSKDSTYASCPSCPDLWRRYGDHCYYFSVEKKDWNSSLEFCTTKDSHLLMLTDNQEMGLLKDSLNQDFYWIGLRNNYGWRWEDGSALNFTRIISNSLVQTCGVINKDGLQASSCEALLQWICKKTRI; translated from the exons ATGTCTCTTCACACTGCTGTAATCTCTACTGAATGTGAAAGACACCAGATAGAGATGACTGACAATGACATCTATTCTGTGCTAGAGTTGTCTACTGGAACCGAAGCCCAGAATGACTTCAGAGCACAGCAAAAAG GCTCCAAGGATTCCACTTATGCCAGCTGTCCTAGCTGCCCAGACCTCTGGAGGAGATATGGTgaccattgttattatttctcaGTGGAGAAAAAGGACTGGAATTCTAGTTTGGagttctgcacaaccaaagattCACATCTCCTTATGCTTACAGATAACCAGGAAatg GGTCTGCTCAAAGATTCCCTCAATCAGGACTTTTACTGGATTGGTCTGAGGAATAATTATGGCTGGAGGTGGGAAGATGGGTCAGCACTAAACTTCACAAG GATTATTTCTAATAGCTTGGTACAGACGTGTGGTGTTATCAACAAAGATGGTCTCCAAGCTTCTAGCTGCGAAGCTCTTTTACAATGGATTTGTAAGAAGACCAGGATTTGA
- the Klrg1 gene encoding killer cell lectin-like receptor subfamily G member 1 isoform X1 — protein MSLHTAVISTECERHQIEMTDNDIYSVLELSTGTEAQNDFRAQQKASPSRPSLSCLVAISLGFLTAILMSLLLYQWILCQGSKDSTYASCPSCPDLWRRYGDHCYYFSVEKKDWNSSLEFCTTKDSHLLMLTDNQEMGLLKDSLNQDFYWIGLRNNYGWRWEDGSALNFTRIISNSLVQTCGVINKDGLQASSCEALLQWICKKTRI, from the exons ATGTCTCTTCACACTGCTGTAATCTCTACTGAATGTGAAAGACACCAGATAGAGATGACTGACAATGACATCTATTCTGTGCTAGAGTTGTCTACTGGAACCGAAGCCCAGAATGACTTCAGAGCACAGCAAAAAG CTTCTCCTTCTAGGCCTTCTCTTTCTTGCCTTGTGGCAATATCCTTGGGGTTTTTGACAGCAATTCTTATGAGTTTGCTGCTATACCAATGGATTCTGTGCCAGG GCTCCAAGGATTCCACTTATGCCAGCTGTCCTAGCTGCCCAGACCTCTGGAGGAGATATGGTgaccattgttattatttctcaGTGGAGAAAAAGGACTGGAATTCTAGTTTGGagttctgcacaaccaaagattCACATCTCCTTATGCTTACAGATAACCAGGAAatg GGTCTGCTCAAAGATTCCCTCAATCAGGACTTTTACTGGATTGGTCTGAGGAATAATTATGGCTGGAGGTGGGAAGATGGGTCAGCACTAAACTTCACAAG GATTATTTCTAATAGCTTGGTACAGACGTGTGGTGTTATCAACAAAGATGGTCTCCAAGCTTCTAGCTGCGAAGCTCTTTTACAATGGATTTGTAAGAAGACCAGGATTTGA